The proteins below come from a single Tachysurus fulvidraco isolate hzauxx_2018 chromosome 13, HZAU_PFXX_2.0, whole genome shotgun sequence genomic window:
- the rxylt1 gene encoding ribitol-5-phosphate xylosyltransferase 1, giving the protein MRLIRRKIAIIVVLAYVVFSLYAAYNVFFNKKIISRVHRVVKKGSAPADQPKGGEEEWNPWEEDEHADSISVLQKRREAYRSYQERIAKSRPKRYKVQIWGKAAIGLYLWEHILEGPLNPTDKTGQWREGEIQSGKISFSFYTGPAVVQGHIPLDTDSVVLVLNGREQQKISYSIQWLQHVQTLVQAHTISKVAVVLLGSEQCTNEWISPYLKRSGGFVDRLFLVYDSPWVNDKDVFQWPLGVATYRHFPVVTPNTQMVSTVRPYICNFLGTVYKNSSRESLMGILKQDGLEKQCLTNAREKWLPQETAETSRQYQMALAQSDLTLCPVGVNTECYRIYEACAYGSVPVVEDVLNPGACANGRSSPLRLLKDAGAPFIFLKDWKELPAILEKERVMTQTEKTERRMRLLEWYTGFRQQMKDKFTEVLEESFFKLS; this is encoded by the exons ATGAGATTAATTCGTAGAAAGATAGCGATAATTGTTGTTTTGGCGTATGTGGTTTTTTCATTATACGCTGCATACaatgtgttttttaataagAAGATAATTAGTCGTGTGCACAGAGTGGTGAAAAAGGGCTCTGCACCCGCAG ATCAACCCAAAGGTGGAGAGGAAGAATGGAACCCATGGGAAGAGGACGAGCATGCAGACTCCATCTCGGTACTGCAAAAAAGAAGAGAGGCTTACAGATCATATCAGGAGCGCATCGCAAAGAGCAGGCCCAAAAGATATAAAGTTCAAATCTGGGGAAAAGCAGCTATAG GACTTTACTTGTGGGAACACATTTTAGAAGGCCCTTTGAACCCCACTGATAAAACAGGGCagtggagagaaggagagattcaGTCAGGGAAGATCAGTTTCAG TTTTTACacaggcccagcagtggtgCAGGGTCACATTCCTCTGGACACAGacagtgttgtgttggtgttaaaTGGTCGTGAGCAGCAGAAGATCTCCTACTCAATCCAGTGGCTACAGCATGTGCAGACTCTTGTGCAGGCTCACACCATCTCTAAAGTGGCAGTGGTCTTACTGGGCAGTGAGCAGTGCACTAATGAGTGGATCAGCCCCTATCTGAAGAGATCTGGAGGCTTTGTGGATCGGCTGTTCCTTGTCTATGACAGTCCCTGGGTCAACGACAAAGATGTCTTCCAGTGGCCTCTTGGTGTTGCTAC GTATAGACATTTCCCAGTTGTAACACCCAATACACAGATGGTAAGCACAGTGAGACCATACATCTGCAACTTCCTTGGCACCGTCTATAAAAACTCTTCTAGGGAATCTCTCATGGGCATCTTGAAGCAGGACGGCTTGGAAAAACAGTGTCTTACAAATGCTCGGGAgaa GTGGCTTCCTCAGGAGACGGCAGAAACCTCCAGACAGTACCAGATGGCTCTGGCTCAGAGTGACTTGACCCTGTGCCCGGTTGGCGTAAATACTGAGTGCTACCGCATCTacgaagcctgtgcctatggcTCTGTGCCCGTGGTGGAGGACGTCCTGAAtccgggagcctgtgccaacgGTCGCAGCTCACCTCTTCGCCTGCTCAAAGATGCAGGGGCTCCCTTCATCTTCCTCAAGGATTGGAAGGAGCTGCCAGCCATCCTGGAGAAGGAGAGGGTGATGACGCAGACTGAGAAGACGGAGAGAAGAATGAGGCTGCTGGAGTGGTACACTGGATTCCGTCAGCAGATGAAGGACAAGTTCACAGAAGTCCTGGAGGAGTCCTTCTTCAAACTGAGCTAG